The Silene latifolia isolate original U9 population chromosome X, ASM4854445v1, whole genome shotgun sequence genome contains the following window.
AATGACTGTGGTGTTTTCATGATGCTACATATGATGTTCTACCGCGGAAGCCCTTTTCAATGTGACCTCGGGAAAGAGGATACTATGAGTTTGTACCGTGCTGAGATTGCTTCAACACTCGTCCTCTGTGACATTAACAGTATCAGAGAGGACATCTTGATGCGGGTTGGCTATTTCAAAGCAAGCTCTTTGGACATCCGTTGACAAGAAAGTTGAATCTTTGTTAAGAGGAAAACAGATGGTGACATAGTGCCGGAATCCACAAAACGTGCGCGTGGCGAATCAATCAAGAGCCCGTTATGGAGGTGACACCTGTTGCCATGCGCATTCCATCTGGTAAAGCGCTATCATCTGTTAAGAGCCATCCTCGTGGGAAGGGGGACGGGTTGGGCTGCTCTCTCGACTGTGGTAGAGGTGGTCTCAACACAAACGTGGTGTCCAAGATGCTCCGGAGTAACCAAGCGTTAATCAAAGAGATTAAACAGAGGAGGAAGCATGTTgccgactattgcttgttagatgacCACAATTATGATGAACGGTCTGTTAATCTGTCTTAATTAACGACTTCTTTAATCAAGGATACTCAGATTATTTTTCACATTTATTCTACTTTAATTAACGACTTCTTTAATATTACGGAGTGCGGTGAGCAGTGATCAGTACACCCGTCACGCAACGCTCGGAGAGTCGACATTATGTCCCCTGTTGCTGAAAACCTTATGTCGTTGAATGTCATCGAGTCTTTGGTCGATTTTGATGAACCATTTGGAGAAGGAGGAATATGGCGACCAAATGAGGATGTCATTCTTTGGTATACGTCACATGGTAAATCCATTAACCATTGCATCATATTTATGCCCAGTTCTATTACATCTTTGTtacttagaatgacacttttctaacttacagttatattatgtgaatgtttcactttagttcttttaatcaacaaaagtgtaattctaaccgtgTTAAGTGTAATTATAAGGGACAATAGTGTCAATATAGGTGACAAAGTAACCACATTAATCATGTTCACTATTGCCTTTTAAAGGATATACTGTTGGGATTGCTTGAGACGTTTGAACAACTAGGCACACAATCGACAAAGAACTATGACAACTGTATCACTCTGGGACACCTTCATCGTCGACAAGTGAGCGAACCTTTAACTTGACAAAGACTTGCTATTTGTCCCGTTCTGCATTGACGACCATTTCGCATGCGTATGTATCAATCACAAATCTAATACTGATCAACTTCTTGGACGGGCAAAGGCATTCTCGATTTGAAAAAGTCGCAGATTTGGAAGAAAGCAGCGCGTTTAATTGTAAGATATTGTTCATCCCTTTCTTCCGAATGCTATCTTTTTTGTTCAATCAGTTTGTTGAGGTAATTATGTACATTTGCAGGCTAGCGCAGTGAGTGATTATTTAGAATCACGGGATAAGGATAAGAAGAACACTAGGGCACGGGAAATTCCTAATTATGCGTTGCGGCAGATACCTTTCAGCGGGATGTCACCTACTCTCAACTAACCAGAGTCGGGTCTGTTCACCATGATGGCTATGCTCTTATACGAGGGTCTTCCTTTTCAGCATGAAGACCTTGAGAAGAAGAAATCAAGGCGCTATTTGATGATCCAGCTGATAGCTACCCTCGTTCTAGCAGACATGAACGTTTTGCGCGAAGGTGTGCTCGAGAAGGTCAAAGCCTTTGTTAGCACAAAGGACAAACTGTGGAAGGTATTACAACAGAAGCGTAGACTGCCCCGTGCCAATGTGAAAAAATAACATCCTTAATTTAGTAGTTAAGTTTTTGTGGGAATATTGCCTTGGCTATGTAAACACTTATTTCATACTTTGTATTATCTGTAGATGTTAGCAACCTTCATCTAGACAGTTAGTTTTTGTGGTTGTAAATTTTGTCAACATTCTATAAGACAAGGTGTTTTATGTTAATACATATGACATGCCGGCAAAGAATGTATTTAGTTCAACAATTGtgagtaatatgttagttaaatcgTCGAGGAAGAAAGTGTGGTCTGTAatacaaaaaagtgtaattctaataagtcggaagtgtaattctaaccggcCATATCGTGTGAGATAGACCTTACATTACACAAAATATAAATGTTATTTTAAAAGGCAAAAGTGTCATTTTAGGGCCTTTATTTATGAAAATATAGTTATGCTGTTAAAAGATGGTGCAATAATATTTATCAGTAATTGCTTAAATTACGAGGTtgtcagttaaaattatacttttaaagTAAAAAGTATACTTttgtttgttacaattacacttttgtccattgaagttatactttttaaagttaaaattatacttttgtagcttacaattacactttagtccgttagaattatactttttccccttagaattacacttgtcaaagttaaaattatacttttgaatgAACACTTAACTATGTTATAAGGTTTTACTATAGATGAAGTGTAACTGAAATTGCATACTCTgtaattataagtagtttaagtGTAATTCTGATCATAACAATCCTACCCTAAGTGTGATATGAGGCCATTGCAATTTTATTCCCTAGATATGTGTAATTGTAAGAACATAATTTGTCATAATAGTCAAGAGTGAAAAATGAAACGTTCTGGTTTAGCACATTATAATGTTTGTCAATAAAAAATACTTCAACAAAATACATTGTAATACCAAAGGCGACCAGTTGCCTTCCGACGATTTGATGTCTAAACACAATACGAAACATCATGTTGTACCTCGTATTTTGTGTAGACATACCCAAAAAAATGTACTACTTATTAGGTATTATAATGATTATTCTAAGATGccttcttcgtcttcttcttcttcttcttcttcttcttcttcttcttcttcttcttcttcttcttcttcttcttcttcttcttcttcttcttcttcttcttctccttcttcttcttcttcttcttcttcttcttcttcttcttcttcttcttcttcttcttcttcttcttcttcttcttcttcttcttcttcttcctccgacGAGGGTGCTGACGATTGCGACAATGGTGGGTGCTCTGCGAATGGGTTGGGGCAGTTCCTTTTGTCATGGTTAGCTAATCgcttgcaatttttacacatacgttttggcttccttgccaaagcaactgctttttccttcatcgacaacattctctttccgctccccttgttcttggatttcttgggcgGCAAAATGGTTATCTCCTGACTAGGAGAACATCCAAGAATTTTCTCCAACTGTTGTTGTTTATTCAATGGTGATCCTAATGGTGAAAGTTTCTCCTTAAACTGTCTAATTAGACTAGAAAAGTTATCGACATCATTCTTCATTTTGCCCATGAGCATACCAACTGTCATCGATGAATCTCCGACCACATTATCGACATCGCAATCTGttttccatctattatatcaaCGTCCTCAGTTGCTTCACCATTACAATCAAACATTTTAGACAACCTTGCATCTTTACACCATCTTTGAACAACATATTGTTCTGGAATAATCTTTACTCCGTTTGACGAGTAAATCCATATGACATGCCGGCAAAGAATGCCTTTCCTCTCAAGCATTCTGCAGCTACAAGTGGCTTTCAATGTATCTAgttcaacaatatagagtaatatgttagttaaatcagtcagaagaaagtgtgactgtaatactcaaaagtgtaattttaatcaataaaagtgtgattttaacgaaaaaaagtataactttaacaacacagtataattttaacaaattttgtaattttaacaacccaaagtgtaattttaatgaacaaaagtgtaattttaatggctTAAAGTATAACTTTAGCCACCCAAAGTATTATTGTAACAACCCAAACTATAATTTTAACACccctaagtgtaattttaatacacaaaagtataattgtaacggataaaagtataattttaacaaacaacTGCTACAGAATGATACCTGGGCAGTATGTGACCTCATAATTTATGTCCCTGTTTGCATCTCTTACAGTGGTCACCTCTAAAGAGTCACACTCAGTAAATCCTCTGCTTTTACAAGTACCGATTGAGCACTTGGCCTCTTCTTGAAATTCCTCGAATACTTTATGGCTGTACACTTGCGCCCCGTGCACTTCGATAGCTAGATGCGTTGATATTACAGGGGAACGTGTATCATTACAGTTGTCAATCTGTTTCTGTGTGTGTCTTTCTTTGGTCCATCGCTGTCAAAACGCATCGAAAACTCAACTAATATTCCGACTTactctcaaatctcttaaaaaaactattttcgcTCTATGATCTTTGGGTTGTCCTCATAACACCCCCATATCTAGGTCCCTACAATGAGCCATAACCCACTGATTCCTTTTAGCGTACATTTCTTGGAACCAGTCAATGTTATTAACATTGTGTTCCCTACCAATGtcttcccattttgcatcgaacTCTGCCGCTTCAATGTCTTCATCCCATATGATGGCATTCAATTTCTTTAAAAAGTCTGAATAATCGTCTCTCGTCATTCCAAACTTGCTTGGCaccttgttcatgatatgccacatacaatatcGGTGCCGTGCTGTCTTGAACACCAATGGCACCGCTTTAAGAATACCTGCATCCTGATCGGTGATAATATACTTAGGCTCTTTCCCACCCATCGCAGCCAGAAAATGGGTAAAAACCCATTTAAACGAGTCTGCATCCTCATGAGCAACAAGCGCTCCATAGAAAGTGACTGATCGTTTATGGTTATCAACCCCAGTGAAAGGTGTGAAGGACAtgtcatacttattggtggaatacGTCGGATTGAACGACACTGCATCCCCAAAAACTGAGTAGTTACTTCTAGCGATTCCGTCGGCCCATATAGCTTTACTAAGGCTACCGTCAgaatcaacatcatagtcaaagaagaaccctGGCCTAGTAACAGACAATTCCTTAAAGTGGTCCACGAACATTTGACCGTCCCGTTCATGAATGCAGCATTTCACATCtct
Protein-coding sequences here:
- the LOC141620049 gene encoding protein FAR1-RELATED SEQUENCE 5-like, encoding MTFYRIYAIACGFDVRKYTTKRWRGGEIKSKLLVCNREGFKHKGQLECSGRQDSGRRHKVRRVGCKARIRLFMRNGELRIDRFHSGHNHELVSARDREFQKLACNITDYHKMIILYNSRIVNNQQLKIGATKTYRILKEHVNVFENIGASLNDFKNFHRDVKCCIHERDGQMFVDHFKELSVTRPGFFFDYDVDSDGSLSKAIWADGIARSNYSVFGDAVSFNPTYSTNKYDMSFTPFTGVDNHKRSVTFYGALVAHEDADSFKWVFTHFLAAMGGKEPKYIITDQDAGILKAVPLVFKTARHRYCMWHIMNKVPSKFGMTRDDYSDFLKKLNAIIWDEDIEAAEFDAKWEDIGREHNVNNIDWFQEMYAKRNQWVMAHCRDLDMGRWTKERHTQKQIDNCNDTRSPVISTHLAIEVHGAQVYSHKVFEEFQEEAKCSIGTCKSRGFTECDSLEVTTVRDANRDINYEVTYCPDTLKATCSCRMLERKGILCRHVIWIYSSNGVKIIPEQYVVQRWCKDARLSKMFDCNGEATEDVDIIDGKQIAMSIMWSEIHR